In the Larus michahellis chromosome 6, bLarMic1.1, whole genome shotgun sequence genome, one interval contains:
- the ATP5MK gene encoding ATP synthase F(0) complex subunit k, mitochondrial produces MAGHDSGSQHQFTGFQKYFNSYTITGRRNYVIATYTGVAMLVLYFKLRPKKKTPAVADK; encoded by the exons ATGGCTGGCCATGACTCGGGATCTCAACACCAGTTCACGGGATTTCAGAAGTACTTCAATTCCTACACCATCACAGGCAGGAGGAAT TATGTAATAGCAACATACACAGGTGTTGCAATGCTCGTCTTGTATTTCAAGCTTAGACCTAAAAAGAAAACTCCTGCTGTGGCAGATAAGTAA